The following proteins are co-located in the Pseudoalteromonas sp. N1230-9 genome:
- the rpsJ gene encoding 30S ribosomal protein S10 — MSNQRIRIRLKAFDHRLIDQSTAEIVETAKRTGAQVRGPIPLPTRFERFTVLTSPHVNKDARDQYEIRTHKRLIDIVEPTDKTVDALMRLDLAAGVDVQISLG, encoded by the coding sequence ATGTCAAATCAACGCATTCGTATTCGCCTAAAAGCTTTTGACCACCGTTTGATTGACCAATCAACGGCGGAAATCGTGGAAACTGCGAAACGCACTGGCGCACAAGTACGTGGTCCAATCCCACTACCTACACGCTTTGAACGTTTTACTGTACTAACTTCACCGCACGTTAACAAAGACGCGCGTGATCAGTACGAAATCCGCACCCATAAACGTCTGATCGACATCGTAGAACCAACTGACAAGACTGTTGACGCTCTTATGCGTTTAGATCTTGCTGCTGGTGTTGATGTTCAAATCAGCCTGGGTTAA
- the rplC gene encoding 50S ribosomal protein L3, whose product MALGLVGRKVGMTRIFTEDGVSIPVTVIEATPNRIAQIKSEATDGYNALQVTAGTKKASRVNKAAAGHFAKAGVEAGRGLWEFRLNGGEGDFEVGAELTVELFNEINKVDVTGTSKGKGFQGGVKRWNFSMQDATHGNSLSHRAPGSIGQNQSPGKVFKGKKMAGHMGAERVTTQNLELVRVDAERNLLLVKGAVPGAIGGDVIVKPAVKA is encoded by the coding sequence ATGGCATTAGGTCTAGTCGGTCGTAAAGTGGGTATGACACGTATCTTCACTGAAGATGGTGTATCTATCCCTGTGACAGTTATCGAAGCGACTCCTAACCGTATTGCTCAGATCAAATCTGAAGCAACTGACGGTTATAACGCGCTTCAAGTAACCGCAGGCACTAAAAAAGCAAGCCGTGTAAACAAAGCAGCAGCGGGTCACTTCGCTAAAGCTGGTGTTGAAGCGGGTCGCGGTCTGTGGGAATTCCGCCTAAATGGTGGTGAAGGCGATTTTGAAGTAGGCGCTGAGCTTACTGTTGAATTATTCAACGAAATCAACAAAGTTGACGTAACCGGTACTTCTAAAGGTAAAGGTTTCCAAGGTGGTGTTAAGCGCTGGAACTTCAGCATGCAAGACGCGACTCACGGTAACTCTCTATCTCACCGTGCTCCTGGTTCAATCGGTCAAAACCAATCACCTGGTAAGGTGTTTAAAGGTAAGAAAATGGCCGGTCACATGGGTGCTGAGCGTGTAACGACTCAAAACTTAGAACTAGTTCGCGTTGACGCTGAGCGTAACTTGCTTTTAGTTAAAGGTGCAGTACCTGGCGCTATCGGCGGTGACGTTATCGTTAAACCAGCTGTTAAAGCATAA
- the rplD gene encoding 50S ribosomal protein L4 has product MELAIKDASGALEVSEATFGREFNEALVHQVVVAYAAGARQGTRAQKTRSEVSGGGKKPWSQKGTGRARAGTIRSPIWRSGGVSFAAKPQDHSQKVNRKMYRGAIKSILSELVRQERLIVVEQFGLEAPKTKELVAKLKELELKDVLIVTEEVDENLFLSARNLYKVDTRDVAGIDPVSLIAFDKVLITAAAVKQLEEALA; this is encoded by the coding sequence ATGGAATTAGCAATTAAAGACGCTTCTGGCGCTCTTGAAGTTTCTGAAGCTACTTTTGGACGTGAGTTTAACGAAGCATTAGTACACCAAGTAGTTGTTGCTTACGCAGCAGGTGCTCGTCAAGGTACTCGTGCTCAGAAGACACGTTCTGAAGTTAGCGGTGGTGGTAAAAAACCATGGTCTCAAAAAGGTACTGGCCGTGCACGTGCTGGTACAATTCGTAGCCCAATTTGGCGTTCAGGTGGCGTTAGCTTCGCAGCTAAACCACAAGATCACAGCCAAAAAGTAAACCGTAAAATGTACCGCGGTGCGATCAAAAGCATCTTATCTGAATTAGTTCGTCAAGAGCGTTTAATCGTTGTTGAACAGTTTGGTCTTGAAGCACCAAAAACTAAAGAACTAGTTGCTAAGCTTAAAGAACTTGAGCTTAAAGATGTTCTAATCGTGACTGAAGAAGTAGATGAGAATCTTTTCTTATCGGCACGTAACCTATACAAGGTTGACACGCGTGATGTAGCTGGTATCGATCCTGTAAGCCTAATCGCTTTCGATAAGGTACTTATTACAGCTGCTGCTGTTAAGCAACTTGAGGAGGCGCTAGCATGA
- the rplW gene encoding 50S ribosomal protein L23 — protein MIREERLLKVILAPHISEKSTIAAEENNTIVFKVASDATKAEIKAAAEKLFEVEVTGVRTLNVKGKTKRTGMRFGRRSDWKKAYVTLKEGSELDFVGGAE, from the coding sequence ATGATCCGTGAAGAACGTCTTTTAAAAGTGATCCTTGCTCCACACATCTCTGAAAAAAGCACTATCGCTGCTGAAGAGAACAACACGATTGTTTTCAAAGTAGCTTCTGATGCAACTAAGGCTGAAATCAAAGCTGCAGCAGAAAAGCTTTTTGAAGTAGAAGTAACTGGTGTTCGCACACTAAACGTTAAGGGTAAAACAAAACGTACTGGCATGCGTTTCGGTCGTCGTTCAGACTGGAAGAAAGCTTACGTTACTCTTAAAGAAGGTAGCGAGCTAGACTTTGTCGGCGGCGCCGAGTAA
- the rplB gene encoding 50S ribosomal protein L2, with product MALQKCKPTSAGRRHLVKVVNPDLHKGKPYAPLLEKNSKSGGRNNKGRITVRHIGGGHKHHYRVIDFKRTKDGIPAVVERLEYDPNRSANIALVLYADGERRYIIAPKGLKAGDSIQSGVDAPIKAGNTLPMRNMPVGSTVHNVELKPGKGAQIARSAGAYVQILAREGQYVTLRLRSGEVRKVPADCRATLGEVGNAEHMLRSLGKAGANRWRGIRPTVRGVAMNPVDHPHGGGEGRTSGGRHPVSPWGKPTKGAKTRKNKRTDKFIVRRRTK from the coding sequence ATGGCACTTCAAAAGTGTAAACCAACTTCTGCGGGTCGTCGTCACCTGGTTAAAGTGGTTAACCCAGATCTACATAAGGGTAAACCTTACGCACCACTACTAGAGAAAAACTCTAAGTCTGGTGGTCGTAATAACAAAGGTCGTATCACGGTTCGTCACATCGGTGGTGGTCACAAGCATCATTACCGTGTAATCGACTTTAAACGCACTAAAGATGGCATTCCAGCTGTTGTTGAGCGTCTAGAGTATGATCCAAACCGTAGCGCAAACATCGCTCTTGTATTATATGCAGACGGTGAGCGTCGTTACATTATTGCACCTAAAGGCTTAAAAGCTGGTGATTCAATCCAGTCTGGTGTTGATGCACCAATCAAAGCTGGTAACACATTACCAATGCGTAACATGCCTGTAGGTTCGACTGTTCACAACGTAGAATTAAAACCAGGTAAAGGCGCGCAAATCGCACGTTCTGCTGGTGCATACGTTCAAATCCTTGCACGTGAAGGTCAATACGTGACTCTACGTCTTCGTTCTGGCGAAGTTCGTAAAGTTCCAGCTGACTGTCGCGCAACACTTGGTGAAGTAGGCAATGCTGAGCATATGCTTCGTTCACTAGGTAAAGCTGGTGCAAATCGCTGGCGTGGTATCCGTCCGACAGTTCGTGGTGTTGCCATGAACCCGGTAGATCACCCGCACGGTGGTGGTGAAGGTCGTACATCTGGTGGTCGTCATCCTGTGTCTCCATGGGGTAAACCGACTAAAGGTGCTAAGACACGTAAGAACAAGCGTACTGATAAGTTTATCGTACGTCGTCGTACTAAATAA
- the rpsS gene encoding 30S ribosomal protein S19: MPRSLKKGPFIDLHLLKKVEKALESGDKKPIKTWSRRSMIIPNMIGLTIAVHNGRQHVPVFITDEMIGHKLGEFAPTRTYRGHAADKKAKKR, from the coding sequence ATGCCACGTTCTCTCAAGAAAGGTCCTTTTATTGACCTACACTTGCTGAAGAAGGTAGAGAAAGCGTTGGAAAGCGGTGACAAGAAGCCAATTAAAACTTGGAGCCGTCGTTCAATGATCATACCTAACATGATCGGATTGACCATCGCTGTCCATAATGGTCGTCAGCACGTTCCTGTGTTTATCACAGACGAAATGATCGGTCACAAACTGGGCGAATTTGCACCAACTCGTACTTACCGCGGTCACGCTGCGGATAAGAAAGCGAAGAAACGTTAA
- the rplV gene encoding 50S ribosomal protein L22, whose protein sequence is MQALAKHKFASGSAQKARLVADQIRGLPVDRALEILAYSPKKAAVLVKKVLESAIANAEHNEGADIDELRVATIFVDDGPTMKRIMPRAKGRADRILKRTSHITVVVSDS, encoded by the coding sequence ATGCAAGCATTAGCTAAACATAAATTCGCCTCTGGTTCGGCGCAAAAAGCTCGTCTAGTTGCAGATCAGATCCGCGGACTTCCGGTTGATCGCGCTCTAGAAATCCTGGCGTACAGCCCTAAAAAAGCGGCTGTATTAGTTAAGAAAGTACTTGAGTCTGCTATTGCTAACGCAGAGCATAACGAAGGTGCTGACATTGATGAGCTACGTGTAGCTACGATCTTTGTGGACGATGGTCCTACAATGAAGCGTATTATGCCACGTGCTAAAGGACGCGCAGATCGCATCCTTAAGCGTACAAGCCACATCACTGTTGTGGTTTCAGATAGCTAG
- the rpsC gene encoding 30S ribosomal protein S3 gives MGQKVHPTGIRLGISKPWVSTWYANSKDFSDQLFGDHKVRKFLTKELKAASVSKIVIERPAKSIRVTIHTARPGVVIGKKGEDVEKLRQAVTKIAGVPAQINISEVRKPELDAQLVADGIASQLERRVMFRRAMKRSVQNAMRIGAKGIKVEVSGRLGGAEIARSEWYREGRVPLHTLRADIDYATSEALTTYGIIGVKVWIFKGEVIGGLPLVQEQEKPAKRAPKKAKKSAK, from the coding sequence ATGGGACAAAAAGTTCATCCTACTGGTATTCGCCTAGGTATCTCTAAACCTTGGGTTTCTACCTGGTACGCGAATTCAAAAGATTTCTCTGATCAGCTTTTTGGCGATCACAAAGTACGTAAATTCCTTACTAAGGAATTAAAAGCGGCTTCTGTGTCTAAAATCGTTATTGAGCGTCCAGCTAAATCTATCCGTGTAACAATTCACACAGCTCGTCCTGGTGTTGTTATCGGTAAAAAAGGCGAAGACGTTGAAAAACTACGTCAAGCAGTAACTAAGATTGCAGGTGTTCCGGCTCAGATCAATATTTCTGAAGTTCGTAAGCCTGAACTTGATGCACAACTAGTAGCTGACGGTATTGCGTCACAGCTAGAGCGTCGTGTTATGTTCCGTCGCGCTATGAAGCGTTCGGTACAAAACGCAATGCGTATTGGTGCAAAGGGTATCAAAGTTGAAGTTAGCGGTCGTCTTGGCGGTGCTGAGATCGCACGTTCAGAATGGTATCGTGAAGGTCGTGTACCTCTACATACTTTACGTGCTGATATCGACTACGCAACTTCTGAAGCCTTAACCACTTATGGTATCATTGGTGTTAAAGTTTGGATCTTCAAAGGCGAAGTTATTGGTGGTTTACCACTAGTACAAGAGCAAGAGAAGCCAGCTAAACGCGCGCCAAAGAAAGCCAAAAAAAGTGCTAAGTAG
- the rplP gene encoding 50S ribosomal protein L16: MLQPKRTKFRKMHKGRNRGLAQNGNKVSFGTFGLKATGRGRMTARQIEAARRAMTRHVKRQGKIWIRVFPDKPITNKPLEVRMGKGKGSVEYWVAEIQPGKVLYEMEGVSEELAREAFNLAARKLPFTTTFVTRTVM; the protein is encoded by the coding sequence ATGTTACAGCCAAAACGTACAAAATTCCGTAAAATGCACAAAGGCCGCAACCGCGGTTTAGCGCAAAACGGTAACAAAGTAAGCTTCGGTACTTTCGGTTTGAAAGCTACTGGTCGTGGCCGTATGACTGCTCGTCAAATCGAAGCAGCTCGTCGTGCTATGACACGTCACGTAAAGCGTCAAGGTAAAATCTGGATCCGTGTATTCCCAGATAAGCCAATTACGAACAAACCATTAGAAGTTCGTATGGGTAAAGGTAAAGGTTCTGTTGAATATTGGGTTGCTGAAATTCAACCTGGTAAAGTACTTTACGAAATGGAAGGTGTTTCTGAAGAGCTTGCTCGTGAAGCATTTAACCTTGCAGCGCGTAAATTACCATTCACAACAACTTTCGTAACTCGGACGGTGATGTAA
- the rpmC gene encoding 50S ribosomal protein L29, giving the protein MKASELKDKSVEELNAELLGLLREQFNLRMQASTGQLAQTHTLRTVRRDIARVKTIINQKAGQ; this is encoded by the coding sequence ATGAAAGCTAGCGAACTAAAAGACAAAAGCGTAGAAGAGCTAAACGCTGAACTTCTAGGACTTCTTCGTGAGCAGTTCAACCTGCGCATGCAAGCAAGCACTGGTCAGTTAGCTCAGACACACACGCTAAGAACAGTACGTCGCGATATCGCGCGTGTAAAAACAATTATTAACCAGAAGGCAGGTCAATAA
- the rpsQ gene encoding 30S ribosomal protein S17: MSDKIRTLQGRVISDKMDKSFTVAIARYVKHPVYGKFIKRTTKLHVHDENNTAQTGDVVTISECAPISKTKSWTLVDVVERPKKA; encoded by the coding sequence ATGAGCGATAAAATCCGTACTCTTCAAGGCCGTGTAATCAGCGACAAGATGGATAAGTCTTTCACTGTTGCTATCGCACGTTACGTGAAGCACCCAGTATATGGGAAATTCATCAAACGTACGACTAAACTACACGTACATGACGAAAACAACACAGCTCAAACTGGTGACGTAGTTACTATCTCTGAGTGTGCTCCTATTTCTAAGACTAAGTCTTGGACTTTAGTAGACGTTGTTGAGCGTCCAAAGAAAGCTTAA
- a CDS encoding TonB-dependent receptor plug domain-containing protein translates to MSKLNTLSFNIKAALCITGLGLSHVATAADEANEQVERIQVTGSKIKRIGDLSPTPVTVITGDAMVNAGITNAAELLSEMPSATVGLSPETTNDNVFANGLSNTDLRGLGAERTLVLVNGRRFIAGAPGSSAVDLNNIPTAMIERMEISTGGASAVYGSDAVAGVVNIITKKSFQGFEFDASTSQPQQDGGEESYVSFTFGNEGEKASFVTNISYSDSKQLRGDQRDFIRNGVISLDHPDNLNDEDGIPRRIIYDQTGNTTLGFYSPTGDFFTSDGHYIFADDGSIRPFASGEYLPASSTPGSRNTQYYVGNEGDGYHFLNHKYVRTPLERLNLSSNVNYEFSDAHSMAFELTYSNTHAYGESSPAFHTLSGMRTDNAFFSDETKQFFSDRDMDTYTAYITTDALGNRVYDQKRQLIQGVLSFEGEITDNWFYSAYVQRGSVQADTTWHGEMLVDNFNKSLDAVEIDGDIVCADRSGDEVTAREGCVPLNIWGTGLASQEALDYVKTDATRRATVDQTTYGVTFSGDLFELEAGPIATAFTIEHRKEASSTLPDPAMRKGLIFNNQSEALSGSFDVSEAAAEFSIPLVVDASFADEIFLEAAYRYMDYSSTGTDDAWKLSFNYVLNDDIRFRINKSKSVRAPNINELYQARSETFKSFDDPCEQGQIDNAGEYKENITNNCRSQGIPEGWVPSEDWKRTNHSGFNLGNINLENESAHDLTVGVIYTPSFVDGLSITLDYWEFDLEDMIRTPKAKTVIESCYEFESTDNPYCPLIYRNKDTFEIDSYDLKPINSASNSIAGTDMEVTYSFDTTFGSFRMNMLATYMSKNDENLTGKEADKRNAAGEYTDPRWKARFTTNYTYENLQVNLIGAYRHSTVWSNDWVAEDSNYNDISSYTKWDLTARYNITDGLQVRGGMLNVFDRTPPRHPSLYDDGEYFDLNGRTFTLGVNYKF, encoded by the coding sequence ATGAGCAAGTTAAACACATTATCATTTAATATAAAGGCTGCCCTATGTATAACAGGGCTTGGTTTATCACATGTTGCCACCGCTGCAGATGAAGCTAATGAGCAAGTTGAGCGTATTCAAGTTACGGGTTCAAAAATAAAGCGTATTGGTGATTTGTCTCCAACTCCTGTTACTGTTATTACGGGCGATGCGATGGTTAATGCGGGTATTACTAATGCCGCTGAACTATTAAGCGAGATGCCATCGGCTACAGTTGGTTTATCACCTGAGACAACAAACGATAACGTTTTTGCTAATGGCCTCAGTAATACAGACTTACGAGGTTTAGGTGCAGAACGTACGCTCGTACTTGTTAATGGACGCCGCTTTATTGCGGGTGCTCCTGGCAGTAGCGCCGTCGACTTAAATAATATTCCAACCGCAATGATTGAGCGTATGGAAATCTCAACAGGTGGCGCTTCTGCTGTATATGGCTCAGATGCGGTCGCTGGTGTGGTCAATATTATTACTAAGAAATCATTCCAAGGCTTTGAATTTGATGCATCAACATCGCAGCCTCAACAAGACGGCGGTGAGGAGTCTTATGTATCATTCACTTTTGGTAACGAAGGTGAAAAAGCAAGCTTTGTAACGAATATCTCTTATTCGGATTCAAAACAATTACGTGGCGATCAACGAGACTTTATTCGTAACGGTGTTATTTCTTTAGACCACCCTGATAACTTAAATGATGAAGATGGCATTCCTCGTCGAATCATTTATGATCAAACAGGTAACACAACGCTTGGCTTTTATAGTCCGACAGGTGATTTCTTCACATCTGATGGTCATTATATCTTTGCTGATGATGGTTCAATTCGTCCATTTGCAAGTGGCGAATATTTACCAGCAAGTTCAACGCCAGGTAGCCGTAATACGCAATATTATGTTGGTAACGAAGGCGATGGTTACCATTTCTTAAATCATAAATATGTGCGTACACCACTTGAGCGTTTAAATTTATCATCGAATGTGAACTATGAGTTTAGTGATGCTCATTCAATGGCATTTGAGCTTACGTATTCAAATACGCATGCCTATGGTGAAAGCTCGCCTGCATTCCATACTTTAAGTGGTATGCGTACAGATAATGCATTCTTTAGTGATGAGACAAAACAGTTTTTCTCTGATCGTGATATGGACACATATACAGCGTATATTACTACAGACGCACTAGGTAACCGCGTATACGATCAAAAGCGTCAGCTTATTCAAGGTGTTTTAAGCTTTGAAGGTGAAATAACTGATAACTGGTTTTACTCAGCTTATGTACAACGTGGCTCAGTACAAGCGGATACAACTTGGCACGGTGAAATGCTTGTCGACAATTTTAATAAGTCATTAGATGCCGTTGAAATTGATGGCGATATTGTCTGTGCCGATCGTTCTGGAGATGAAGTAACGGCTCGTGAAGGTTGTGTGCCTCTTAATATTTGGGGAACAGGTCTTGCCTCGCAAGAAGCGCTTGATTATGTAAAGACAGATGCAACTCGCCGTGCAACAGTTGATCAAACAACTTATGGTGTAACGTTTAGCGGTGATTTATTTGAGCTAGAAGCGGGACCAATTGCTACAGCATTTACCATTGAGCATCGTAAAGAAGCATCATCAACATTGCCTGATCCCGCTATGCGTAAAGGATTGATTTTTAACAATCAATCTGAGGCATTATCAGGTTCATTTGATGTCAGTGAGGCCGCAGCAGAGTTCTCTATTCCGCTTGTTGTAGATGCATCATTTGCCGATGAAATTTTCCTTGAAGCGGCATATCGTTACATGGATTACTCATCAACAGGCACTGATGACGCATGGAAGTTAAGTTTTAACTATGTACTTAATGATGATATTCGTTTCCGTATTAATAAGTCTAAATCAGTTCGTGCACCAAACATAAATGAGCTTTATCAAGCCCGTTCAGAGACTTTTAAAAGCTTTGATGACCCATGTGAACAAGGCCAAATTGATAATGCAGGTGAGTATAAAGAAAACATCACCAATAACTGTCGTTCGCAAGGCATTCCTGAAGGTTGGGTTCCAAGTGAAGACTGGAAGCGTACTAACCACTCTGGTTTCAATTTAGGTAATATTAATCTTGAAAATGAAAGTGCGCACGATTTAACTGTTGGTGTTATATACACACCTTCATTTGTTGACGGTTTAAGTATTACTCTTGATTATTGGGAGTTCGATCTTGAAGATATGATCCGTACACCTAAAGCAAAAACAGTGATTGAAAGCTGTTATGAATTTGAGAGTACAGATAATCCATATTGCCCACTTATTTATCGTAATAAAGATACCTTTGAAATTGATTCGTATGATCTGAAACCTATTAACTCTGCAAGTAACAGTATTGCGGGTACGGATATGGAAGTAACGTATTCATTTGATACAACATTTGGCTCATTCAGAATGAATATGCTTGCCACTTACATGTCTAAAAACGATGAAAACTTAACAGGTAAAGAAGCTGATAAACGTAATGCTGCAGGCGAGTATACAGATCCACGCTGGAAGGCACGTTTCACAACGAACTATACCTATGAAAACTTACAGGTAAATTTAATCGGTGCCTATCGCCACAGTACTGTTTGGTCAAACGACTGGGTAGCTGAAGATAGTAACTATAACGATATCTCATCTTATACGAAGTGGGATTTAACTGCGCGTTATAATATTACTGATGGCCTACAAGTGCGTGGTGGTATGTTAAATGTATTTGACCGCACTCCACCAAGACACCCAAGTCTTTATGATGACGGTGAATACTTTGATTTGAACGGTCGCACCTTCACACTAGGTGTTAACTATAAGTTTTAA
- a CDS encoding endonuclease, which translates to MSYGIKKKLILTSSLLFLSNTAFANIHNADFETWSANTPTAWSTIDSGISITANNNVVYSGEYSAQVIVNTGTQSNTDLQQLVDVVAGESYEFSAWVYHTEGGVKARLVVDGYQDYSNSALTNQWQKISYQYTAPTTTAINVGLRFYDVAGFDGSEVVYVDNFAPSTGTTPPPTGNCTDNQVSLALTTDNYGEETSWQITNAQGSTVASGGSYAANAQYNEQACLIDGDYTFTIFDSYGDGMCCSFGNGSYNLSLGQTVLASGASFQSSEATPFTLGDSAGGGDDGGTTPPDPTGYYVTTQGLTGYALKTELYNIIKDHNSQGYSAIWSFYDIASRDKYFENDNSILDRYSENPTGQDSYNYVAVSDQCGTYNSEADCYNREHSFPKSWFGGTVEPMNSDVHHIFATDGYVNSKRSNYPFGEVGSASYTSSNGSKLGSAASSLNYSGTVFEPIDEFKGDFARAYFYMATRYQNVIASWQNKTTYSNAVLNGTSNQVFENWVVAMLLKWHNEDPVSQLELDRNQAAYEHQGNRNPFVDHPEFVGMIW; encoded by the coding sequence AAAAAGCTCATACTTACTAGCAGCTTACTTTTTTTAAGCAACACAGCGTTTGCAAATATTCATAATGCAGACTTTGAAACTTGGTCAGCAAACACACCAACAGCTTGGAGCACGATTGATAGTGGCATCAGCATTACTGCTAACAACAATGTGGTTTACTCTGGCGAGTATTCAGCACAAGTCATAGTTAACACTGGCACACAAAGCAATACCGATTTACAGCAGCTCGTTGATGTTGTTGCGGGCGAAAGCTACGAGTTTTCTGCTTGGGTTTACCATACCGAAGGTGGTGTGAAAGCACGCTTAGTGGTTGATGGCTATCAAGATTATTCAAATTCAGCATTAACCAATCAATGGCAAAAAATTAGCTACCAGTACACAGCTCCAACAACAACCGCTATTAATGTTGGCTTACGTTTTTACGACGTAGCAGGTTTTGATGGCAGCGAAGTGGTTTATGTTGATAATTTCGCACCTAGTACAGGCACAACCCCACCACCGACAGGTAATTGCACTGATAATCAAGTTTCGTTAGCGCTCACAACTGACAACTATGGTGAAGAAACAAGTTGGCAAATAACGAATGCCCAAGGCAGTACGGTGGCATCTGGCGGCAGCTATGCAGCGAATGCTCAGTATAATGAGCAAGCCTGTTTAATTGATGGTGACTACACATTCACTATTTTTGATAGTTACGGTGATGGCATGTGCTGCTCGTTCGGTAATGGCAGCTACAACCTCTCTCTAGGCCAAACTGTGCTTGCCAGTGGCGCAAGCTTCCAAAGCTCAGAGGCTACACCGTTTACATTAGGCGATAGCGCTGGCGGCGGTGATGATGGCGGTACAACACCACCTGATCCCACAGGCTATTATGTAACTACACAAGGCCTTACAGGCTATGCTCTAAAAACAGAGTTGTACAACATTATTAAAGATCACAACTCACAAGGTTACTCTGCTATTTGGAGTTTTTATGACATTGCCTCACGCGATAAGTATTTTGAAAACGATAACTCAATTCTAGACCGCTACTCAGAAAACCCGACAGGTCAAGATAGCTACAACTATGTAGCCGTAAGCGATCAATGTGGTACTTATAACAGTGAAGCTGATTGCTACAACCGTGAACACTCTTTTCCGAAAAGCTGGTTTGGCGGCACTGTTGAGCCTATGAACTCTGATGTACACCACATTTTCGCAACCGATGGTTATGTAAACTCTAAACGCAGTAACTACCCATTTGGTGAAGTAGGAAGCGCAAGCTATACCTCTAGTAATGGTAGTAAACTGGGCAGCGCAGCGAGTTCTTTAAATTACTCAGGTACTGTATTTGAACCTATTGATGAGTTTAAAGGCGATTTTGCAAGAGCCTATTTCTATATGGCAACACGCTATCAAAATGTCATTGCAAGTTGGCAAAATAAGACTACTTACAGTAACGCTGTACTTAACGGCACTTCAAATCAAGTATTTGAGAATTGGGTAGTCGCAATGCTACTAAAATGGCACAACGAGGACCCTGTTAGCCAATTGGAGCTTGATCGCAACCAAGCGGCATATGAGCACCAAGGTAACCGTAATCCATTTGTCGATCACCCTGAGTTTGTTGGGATGATTTGGTAA